Below is a genomic region from Actinomycetota bacterium.
CGCGGCCCACACCGCACACGCGCTGTCGACCGGCACGCTCGACGTCGCACCGGACGCCTTCGGGGGTCTCCCGATCGGAGGCGATCTCGGCGTGAGCCCGAGCGACGGCGTCCTCGCCAACGACCGGGGTGGTCGCGCGGGAGAGCTGACGGCGAGCCTCGCACGCCCCGCCTGGCACGGCGACGTCACGCTCGCTCCGGACGGCAGCTTCCTGTACAACCACGACGGTGGCTCGGGCGTCACCGACACGTTCAGCTACACGGCGACCGCCACCGGCCACCCGTCGCCAGCGACCACGGTGACGATCGAGGTGGGCGTGGACGAGACCTTCCGGCTGTGGGGTGACGACCGGATCCTGACCGCTGTGGACATCAGCCAGAGCAGCTTCCCCGCCAACGGGACCGGCGCCCTCGGGTTCGGATCGGCGAGTCAGGCCAAGGCCGTCGTGCTCGCGCGTTCCGACGACTTCGCCGACGGATTGACGGGGACGCCCTTCGCCCACGCGGTCGGCGCCCCGCTGCTGCTGACTCCCCCGGACGAGCTGTCCGTCGCCACACGAACGGAGATCCGACGACTGCTCGGCGGCGCCGGCACCGTCTACGTGCTCGGCGGCGAGGTGGCGGTCCACCCCGAGGTGGTGCTCGAGCTCCGAGCCGAGGGGCACGTCGTCGAGCGGATCTTCGGTCAGAACCGCTACGAGACCGCGGCCGCGATCGCCCGTGCCCTGGGCAGCGTCGACACCGTGATCGTCGCCCGAGCGACCGTCTTCGCCGACGCGCTCGCGGCAGGTCCCGCCGCGATCGCGAGCAACGGCGCTATCGTCCTGTCGGCCGACGACCAGCCCCATCCCGTCACGACGGACTACCTGGACGAGGTCGGCGCTGCGACGGTGTTCGCCGCCGGTGGCCCGGCAGCCACCGCGTATCCCGGCGCGGTTCCGCTCGTCGGCGGCACCAGGTTCGAGACCGCGGAACTCGTGGCGGCTGAGTTCTTCGACCGTCCGCCGACTGTCGGCGTCGCCCGCTCCGACGTCTTCGCCGACGCGCTCACGGGCGGCGTTCACGCCGGGAAGGCCGGCGGACCGATCCTCCTCACCGAGACGCACACGCTGCACGCCACGACGGCGCGCTACCTGCTCCACCACGCGGCCGACCTGCGGGTGGCGTGGGTCTACGGCGGAGAGGCCGCGGTCGCCGAGCCCGTCGTGGCAGCGGTCGGCGCCGCCATCGGCTGAGGTTCAAGGTGCACATCGGGCGTACCGACCATCGAGGTACGCGACACACGAGGTGCACGGTTGTCGGATCGGGCGGTGGGGGAGGCGGGGCTGCCATCGGTCGTCGGCAGCGTGCTGCACCACGCCCGCGAACACCTCGGCGTCGATGCCGCCTACCTGACCGAGTTCCGGGGCGACAGCCAGGTCGTCCGCGCGGTCGTCGGTGAGGGCGAGCGTTTCGGGGCGGCCCTGGGGACGCAACTCGCGCTGAACCGCAGCTACTGCGTGCGGATGCTGGCTGGGATGGTGTCCAACGTGGTCCCCGACGTCGGCGCCGACCCGAACGCTGGACGCCTCGCCCGCCGCATCGGGCTGCCCCTGGGCGCCTACGCCGGCGTCGCCGTCAGGCTGCCTTCGGGCCTGCCCTACGGCTCGCTGTGCTGCGTATCCGCTCGGCCGCGGCCCACGTTCGGCCCCCACGACGCGCAGTTCCTGCACGTCCTCGCCGGGATCGTGGCCGACGAGCTGCAGCGTGAGCGTGACGAGCTCGACGGCGACGTCGCCACGGTGGAGCGCATCCGCGCGGCGGTACGGGGCGAAGGTCTCGCGGTCGTCTTCCAACCGATCATCGACCTGACGTCGGGCGCCACCCGCGGTGTGGAGGCGCTCGCCCGGTTCGAGGGACCACCCGCGCGCCCGCCTGACCTGTGGTTCGCCGAGGCACATCGCCTGGGCGTGGGTGTCGAGCTCGAGGCGACCGCCCTCGCCGCGGCCATCCGCGCCGGCGAGATGATCCGCCAGGACTGGTACCTCAGCGTCAACGCCTCGCCCGCGCTGCTGCTCTCGGGACGGTTGGAGCGGCTGATCTCGGACCGCATCGATCCCACCCGCCTCGTCGTCGAGGTGACCGAGCACGTCGCCGTAGAGGACTACGACGCCCTTCGGGCCGCGATCGCGGGGCTCAGGGAGGCCGGGGCTCGGCTCGCGGTCGACGACGCCGGCGCCGGGTTCGCGAGCCTGCACCACATCGCCCGGCTGCGTCCCGACATCATCAAGCTCGACGCGTCACTCACGCGCTACGTCGGGCAGGACGTCCACTACGACGCCGTCACCGAGGCGCTCGTTCGGCTCGCCGAGCGCTCCGGAGCGGTCATCGTCGCCGAGGCGGTCGAGGCGCCGCACACGCTGGATGCGCTGCGTGGTCACGGGCTGGCGTCGGGCCAGGGCTACCTGTTCGCCGCCCCGGCCCCCGTCGTCGACCTCCGCGAGTCCTACCCGGTCGCGGTCTGATCGCGGGTCGGCTCCACACGGTCGGGCGGGCGACTCGTGCGTTCCGCGTCCCAGGGCGTACCCTGGTGAAGTGCGGTGACGCGCCGCGCCCTCGGCGCCAGGCGGTCACCGACCGACAGCCTCTCCATAACCCCCCACAGCGAACTGAGGTGCACGCGTTTGATCACGGTTGGTGACATCGTCAAGGGAACCGTCGTCCGTCTCGAGGACTACGGCGCGTTCGTCGAGATCTCGCCTGCGGAGAACGCCCAGCCGATCACCGGCCTGGTCCACATCTCCGAGGTCGATCGCGACTTCGTCGAGAACATCTATGCCTACCTCACCGAGGGCCAGGAGGTCGAGGTCAAGATCGTCGGGCTCAAGGACGACGGCAAGGTCGACCTGTCCATCAAGCAGGCCGATCCTGAGTACGAGGACATCCCCGAGCCGCCCCGCCGCAGCAAGCTCGACAAGGACTTCGACAAGCGTCTGCGCAAGTTCATGCACTCCTCGCAGATGATCCAGGGTGAGGCCCGCCGCCAGAAGCGCGGCAAGCTGTAGCTACCGTGCGGGGCTAGTGTTCCACCGACGTCTCAGCTGCTCAGAGGTGACCCCGATGAGAACGACCGAACGCCTGCGCTGGGTCCTCGCGCTCACCGTCGCCGCGTGGATGCTCGTCCTGCCGGCCGCCAACGCCTACATCGACGCGGGCTCTACCAGCTTCATCTTCGCGTGGGTCGTCGCCGCTCTCGCCACCATCGGGATGTTCGCCAAGGCCGGTTGGCACCGCATCCGGCGCGTCTTCTCGCGTGGTGGGGACCAGGACGCGGCCGAGCCGGTCGCTGCTGACCAGGAGTGACCCCTCCGGCGCCCCGCTCGGACGTGGCGCCCGCCCGTCACCCGGCATCGTTCCGCGACCCCAGCGGGTTCCTGTTCGTCCGTGACGGGACCCTGTACCGCCAGGTCGACCGTCGCTTCGCCACCGAGTTCGACGCCTTCGTCGACAGCGGGGCGTACGCGGCCATGGTCGACGAGGGCCTGCTGATCGCGCACGAGGAGGTGGGGCTCGAGCTGAGCGTGGCCGCCGATGCCTACAAGGTCCTGCGCCCCGAACCGCTGTCGACCATCAGCTACCCCTACGAGTGGTGCCCGGCGCAGCGCCGCGACGCCGCCCTGCTGACCCTGCGGATCCAGAACGTCGCGCTCGATCACGGCCTGACCCTCCGCGACGCCTCCGCGTACAACGTGCAGTTCGACCGCGGTCGCGCCGTGTTCATCGACACCCTGAGCTTCGCCCCCTGGACCGAGGGTGAGCCCTGGGTCGCGTACCGCCAGTTCTGTCAACACTTCCTGGCCCCGCTCGCGCTCGAGACCATGGTCGACCCACGTCTCAGCGAGCTGCTGACCACCAACGTCGACGGCATCCCCGTCGACCTCGCCGCCGCCCTGCTGCCGTTGCGCAGCAAGCTGCGACCCGGACTGCTCGTCCACCTGCACGGGCAGGCGAAGGCCTCAGGCAAGCCGGTCGCGGCCGGGGAGCAGCGCCGCACCGCGCGTTTCTCGGGCCGGGCGATGCGCGGCCTCGTCGACAACCTGCGCGGGACCGTGTCCAAGCTCACCTGGGAGCCCCAGGGCACCTGGACGGGGTACTACGAGGAGGCGTCGCACTACACCGACGCCGCGATGCAGCACAAGGTCGACGTCGTGTCCGCGTGGCTCGGTGACCTCGCACCCCGCACGGTCTGGGACCTCGGGGCGAACACGGGCCGGTTCGCGCGGCTCGCCGCCGACGCTGGCGCCCACGTCGTCGCGTGGGACATCGACCGGGGCGCGGTCCAGCGCGGATGGGAGTCGCTCCGCAACGGTGACGTCGACGTCCTGCCGCTCGTGCTCGACCTCGCCAACCCCTCGCCGGCGATCGGCTGGGCCAACGCCGAGCGCGGCGCGCTGCGCGACCGGGGGCCGGTCGACGTGGTGCTCGCCCTGGGACTGATCCACCACCTCGCGATCGCCAACAACGTCCCGCTGGACCAGGTCGCCGGCCTGCTCGCCGATCTCGGTGAGCACGCCATCGTCGAGTGGGTCCCTAAGGACGACGCGAAGGTCGGCACGCTGCTGGCCACGCGCGAGGACGTGTTCGATCGCTACACCGTCGCGGACTTCGAGGCGGCGTTCGCGACCCGCTTCGTCACCGATGCCGTCACCCCGGTGCCGGAGTCGGGGCGCGTGCTCTACCGGTTCCGGCGCGCCTGAAGTTGAGCCGGTTCCCCCTCCATCCCCTCCTGCTGGGATCGTTCCCGGTCCTGTTCCTGTGGTCGCAGAACGCCTCCGAGGTCCACCGCGGTGAGGTCCTTCCGATCCTCGCCGTCGTGGCCCTCGGTGTGGTCGTCCTCGCTGCGGTGGTCGCCCTGATCCTGCGCGACGCGCGGCGAGGAGCGCTCGCCGCATCGGTCGGCGCGGTCGTGCTGCTGTCGTACGGCCACATCGCCGCCGACCTCTCGCCGTGGCTGGGGATCGGCCTCGCCCTCGTGCTCGTCGTGGCAGCCACCCTCGTCGCGGTGAAGGCCACTGAGGCCCACCTCGCGGGGGCGACGCGGGGCGCCAACGTGATCGGGGTCGTCCTGGTGGCGACGACGCTCGTGCCGCTCACGGGCGAGGCTCTGGCGTCCGCCCCGGCGAGCGCCGAGCTCGGCGACGGCGTCGAGATCCAACGTCCCGACGAGCCTCCGGACATCTTCTACATCGTCCCCGACCGCTACGCCCGGGGTGATGTGCTGCGCGAGATCTTCGACCACGACAACCGCGACTTCACCTCGGAGCTCGAGGCGCTGGGTTTCGACGTGCTCGACCAGAGCCTGGCGAACTACCCCAAGACGGCTCACTCGCTCGCGACGTCGCTGAACCTCGAGTACCTCGAGGAGCTCGAGCGGACCATCCCCGCCAGCCGTGGGGGCGACTGGGGACCGGTCTACGCCCTGCTCCGCGATCACCGTCTGGGCGAGGCGCTCACCTCCATCGGTTACGACTACCTCCACCTCGGGACGTGGTGGTCGCCCACGGCCACCTCGGTGCACGCGACGCACGTGCTGACCCGCAACCGCAGCTCCGAGTTCCGCCAGGTTTTCGAGTCGACCACCGCGTGGCCTGCCCTGCGGTCGCTGTTCGGCGAGGACGAGCCGCTCACCCGGCGCGATGCGCACCGTGTGTTCGGCGAGCACCAGCTCGACACCCTCGAGGAGCTCGCCGGACAGGACGGTCCCGCGCCCCGATTCGTGTTCGCGCACCTGGCCCTGCCCCACGAGCCCTACGTGTTCGACGCCGATGGCTCGGTCGTCCTCGAGGGGGTCGAGAAGTCCCGGACCCGAGAGGACAACTACGTCCGCCAGCTCACCTACCTCAACCGGCGGCTACTGGCCATCGTGGAGCGGATCGTGGAGCACAACCGCGACGCGGTCGTGGTGATCCAAGCCGACGAGGGCCCACACCCGGTCCGGCGGCTCCGCCAGGGCCCGCCGTACCGGTGGCTGGAGGCGTCAGTGGGCGAGCTGGGGGAGAAGCTGGGGATCCTCAACGCCGTCCGGCTCCCGGGCGTGTCCGACGCGGCGCTGGCCGAGGACCTGACCCCGGTCAACACCTTCCGGCTCGTGCTCGACCGCTACTTCGGCGCGGACCTGCCCCCGCTGGGGGATCGCAGCTACGTCTTCCCCGACGAGGACCACCTCTACACCTTCGTGGAAGTCACCGACCGCCTCCGCGGTCGGTGACGGAAACGCGCGTGGGTGCGTGTTCCCGTCCTGCTGACGCGCGCTGACCGCGATGGTGGTGACGGAAACGCGCGTGGATGCGCGTTTCCGTCATGATGCCGGTCAGCTTCGGGGATCTCGGTCCTCGGTCGCGTCCACGGTGCGGGTGGCCGGGAAGACGATGACGGCGACAGTCTGGGTCGCGCGCGACAGGATGTACTCGACCCCGTGACCGAGGAAGGGGGCGTCGCCGTGGGCGCGCAGCTGGGTCGCGAGCACGATCAGGTCGGCGCCGCGCCCGTCGGCCGTCGCCACCAGCTCCCCGTACGCGGTCTGGCCCACCCGAACCAGCACCGAGGTGTGCTGCCGGAAGCGCCGGGCGACCTCTCGCGTCCGGGCGGCCTGGCTGCGGATCGCCGGTTGTGCCTTGGGCACCGCCCCGGGGTTGTCCTCGTCCTGGAGCACGACGTGGACGGCGTCGACCTCGGCACCACAGCGCGCCGCCAGGGCGTAGCCGAGTTCCTCGGCTGCGTGCCCGGCCGTGGTCCCGGTGATGGGGACGATCAGGTGACGGAAGCGATGCTCGACGAGCGCTTCCGCGTCCCAGTCTCCACCGCCGCGGCGCACGAGCAACAGCGGGATGGTGGTGCGTGACAGCAGACCGGACAGGGCGGGGGAGAGGGTGTCCGCACCGGTGTAGGGCTCGGTGAGGCCCACCGCCACCATGCCGTAGCCGAGGTCGCCCTCACGCAGGACGGCGGCGCCGATGTCCTCGGCCTCGGTCGTGCGGAGGTCCGCCTCGCGGTTGCGCAGGACCGGCAGGACGGACCGGCCGATCTGCGGATCGAGGGGTGCCCGTCCCTTCTGGTCGATCGTGAGGACGGTGACCCTGGCCTCGTCGCGTAGGGCGAGGTCGAGCACGTGCGCAGCCATCAACGAGTTCAGCCCCCCGCGCGTGGGGACCAACGCGTTGTCCACCCGGGCGATGACGCTGCGGCCGAGGAACTCCTCGCGTTCCATCCGCTCCGCCTCCTCCGGGGCGGCGACGATGCGGCGCAGGACGATGCGCAGCAGAGGCGGGGCGAGCAGCGAGGTCGCGATCGCCATCACCACGACCGCGGTGTACGAGGTCGGGTTGAGCACCCCGAGGCGCAAGCCGATGATCGCGACGACGATCTCGAGCGCCCCGCGGGCGTTGAGGCCGACACCGGCCGCTAGCCCCTCCATCCGGCTCAGACCGCTCAGCCGCGCCCCGGCCGCGGACCCCACCAGCTTGCTGATCGCGGCGACGGCGATCACAGCGATGGCCCACGGCAGCGCCTCGGCGGTGACGACCGCTCCGAGATCGACGTACAGACCCGCGGTGGCGAAGAACACGGGAGCGAAGATCGCGTTGGTCATCGACTCGATCGTCTCGCGCACATCCAGTCGCTGGTAGCGGGAACGGCCGAGCACGATGCCGGCCACGAACGCGCCGAGGACCGCCTCCACCCCGATCACCTGCGTGACCACACCCATCGCCAGGGCGATGAGGATGGTGACCGTGAGCACACCGCTGTAGCCACCGCTCGCACGCGCGGTGCGGAGCACGCTGTCGGTGGCGCGCTGGCCCACCGTCAGCGACGCGACGACGAAGGCGAGTACGAGCGCGATCGTCGTCCCGAGCGAGACGAGGTCGACGCCGCCGTGCGACACGACCCCGGCGACGACACCGAGCAGGATCCAGCCCACCAGGTCGTTGGCCATGCCGGCCGCGAGCACGATCTGTCCCACGTTGCGGCGCAGCAGGCGCATGTCGGCGAGGATCTTGGCCACGACCGGCAGCGCCGAGACGCTCAGCGCCACCGCGAGGAAGAGCGCGAACCCCAACTGGCTGCCCTGTTCGCCGTGGAAGGCGGCCGGGATGACCCAGCCGAGCCCGAAGCCGAACGCCAGGGGTACGACGAGGCTGCCAACCGAGACCGCGGCCGACTGCCGTGCGAGCCGCCGCAACAGCCCGAGGTCGGTCTCGAAGCCGGTGACGACCAGCAGCAGCACGATGCCGATCCAGGCGACCGTCAGGATCGGGGCGCTGTCGATCTCGGTCCCGGGGAAGAGCCACGCCGCCTGGTCGGGCAGGATGCGGCCGAGCAGGGTCGGACCGACGAGCAGGCCGGCTCCGAGCTCACCGACGACAGCAGGTTGGCGTACGCGGGTCGCGAGCGCTCCCAGACCCCTGGCGACCGCCAGCAGCAACAGCAACTGGAGCCAGAACAGCAGGAGCGTGTGCTCGGTGAGGGGCGTCAGCATCGGGACTCCGTGAGGTTCCGTCGCGGGGTGCCGACCGCGCGTCGAAGGGGCGGAGCGTAACCGCACCGCGTGGGGCCGACCTGGGTCCGCGCACGCTCGCCGCGCGATGGCCCTCACGCCCCCCGACACCCCGTCCGTGCGGGCGGGCACCTGGCTCAGGCCCGTCCGAGGGGACGGGGGCGCCGGCCCACGACGGACACCTCACGCGCGACGCTGGAGATGAGTCCGAGTTCGCCGCGACCGATCGGAGCCGACGTGCAGACCACCGACCGCATCAGCGAGATCACCGACCGTATCGGCGAGACCGTCCACGACCTGCGAGAGAGCGCCGCGTCGAGCCTGAACGAGGTCGCCAGTTCGCGCGAGCTGAACCGCATGTCACGACGACTCAGCGGCCTCGACGAACACCTCACCGAAGCCCTGGCGGTGCTCGGTGACCGCATCGCCGCGTTCGAGACGGACCTCGATGGTCTGCTCGATCGCCTCGACCGTGGCAAGACGACGACGTGGCCGCGTCGCATCTTCTGGTTCGCCGTGGGAACCGCAGCGGGTGCCGCTGCAGCCGGGTTGCTCGATCCCCAGATGGGCCGGACCCGGCGAGCGAAGCTGGCGGACCAGGCTCGCGCGACCGCCAAGGACATCGCCGACGACGTCCGAGCCCAGGCCGACTACACCGCGGGCGTCGCCAAGGGTGCCGCCATCGAGACCGCCAAGGGCGCGTTCGATCTCGAGACGGTGCCGGCCGACATCGACACGCTGCGACAGAAGATCAAGTCGGAGGTGCTCGGTCAGGTCGAGGGTGCGCGCGAGGTCGACCTCGACGTCGAGCCCGGCGGTCGGGTGATCCTGCGCGGGCGCGTCTCGGATCGCGCTATCGAGAAGCAGCTCATGGCGGCCATCTCCGACGTCGCGGGCGTCAACGAGATCACCGACGAGCTCGAGGTCACGCGCTAGCAGCAGACGCGCCACTCGTTCGCCCCGAACGGCCGGGTCGCTGACTGGCATCGGGGCGCTGCATCCGTAGGCTGGGGATGCGGACCTCGTCCGCGCCACCCCAGCCATCCAGAAGCGCAACGATCCAGAGGAGTGAAGCCGCTTGGTAGAGACCGGAACCATCGTCAAGGGCACCGTCGAGAGCCTGCAG
It encodes:
- a CDS encoding LTA synthase family protein translates to MSRFPLHPLLLGSFPVLFLWSQNASEVHRGEVLPILAVVALGVVVLAAVVALILRDARRGALAASVGAVVLLSYGHIAADLSPWLGIGLALVLVVAATLVAVKATEAHLAGATRGANVIGVVLVATTLVPLTGEALASAPASAELGDGVEIQRPDEPPDIFYIVPDRYARGDVLREIFDHDNRDFTSELEALGFDVLDQSLANYPKTAHSLATSLNLEYLEELERTIPASRGGDWGPVYALLRDHRLGEALTSIGYDYLHLGTWWSPTATSVHATHVLTRNRSSEFRQVFESTTAWPALRSLFGEDEPLTRRDAHRVFGEHQLDTLEELAGQDGPAPRFVFAHLALPHEPYVFDADGSVVLEGVEKSRTREDNYVRQLTYLNRRLLAIVERIVEHNRDAVVVIQADEGPHPVRRLRQGPPYRWLEASVGELGEKLGILNAVRLPGVSDAALAEDLTPVNTFRLVLDRYFGADLPPLGDRSYVFPDEDHLYTFVEVTDRLRGR
- a CDS encoding cation:proton antiporter, yielding MLTPLTEHTLLLFWLQLLLLLAVARGLGALATRVRQPAVVGELGAGLLVGPTLLGRILPDQAAWLFPGTEIDSAPILTVAWIGIVLLLVVTGFETDLGLLRRLARQSAAVSVGSLVVPLAFGFGLGWVIPAAFHGEQGSQLGFALFLAVALSVSALPVVAKILADMRLLRRNVGQIVLAAGMANDLVGWILLGVVAGVVSHGGVDLVSLGTTIALVLAFVVASLTVGQRATDSVLRTARASGGYSGVLTVTILIALAMGVVTQVIGVEAVLGAFVAGIVLGRSRYQRLDVRETIESMTNAIFAPVFFATAGLYVDLGAVVTAEALPWAIAVIAVAAISKLVGSAAGARLSGLSRMEGLAAGVGLNARGALEIVVAIIGLRLGVLNPTSYTAVVVMAIATSLLAPPLLRIVLRRIVAAPEEAERMEREEFLGRSVIARVDNALVPTRGGLNSLMAAHVLDLALRDEARVTVLTIDQKGRAPLDPQIGRSVLPVLRNREADLRTTEAEDIGAAVLREGDLGYGMVAVGLTEPYTGADTLSPALSGLLSRTTIPLLLVRRGGGDWDAEALVEHRFRHLIVPITGTTAGHAAEELGYALAARCGAEVDAVHVVLQDEDNPGAVPKAQPAIRSQAARTREVARRFRQHTSVLVRVGQTAYGELVATADGRGADLIVLATQLRAHGDAPFLGHGVEYILSRATQTVAVIVFPATRTVDATEDRDPRS
- a CDS encoding S1 RNA-binding domain-containing protein codes for the protein MITVGDIVKGTVVRLEDYGAFVEISPAENAQPITGLVHISEVDRDFVENIYAYLTEGQEVEVKIVGLKDDGKVDLSIKQADPEYEDIPEPPRRSKLDKDFDKRLRKFMHSSQMIQGEARRQKRGKL
- a CDS encoding SAM-dependent methyltransferase: MTPPAPRSDVAPARHPASFRDPSGFLFVRDGTLYRQVDRRFATEFDAFVDSGAYAAMVDEGLLIAHEEVGLELSVAADAYKVLRPEPLSTISYPYEWCPAQRRDAALLTLRIQNVALDHGLTLRDASAYNVQFDRGRAVFIDTLSFAPWTEGEPWVAYRQFCQHFLAPLALETMVDPRLSELLTTNVDGIPVDLAAALLPLRSKLRPGLLVHLHGQAKASGKPVAAGEQRRTARFSGRAMRGLVDNLRGTVSKLTWEPQGTWTGYYEEASHYTDAAMQHKVDVVSAWLGDLAPRTVWDLGANTGRFARLAADAGAHVVAWDIDRGAVQRGWESLRNGDVDVLPLVLDLANPSPAIGWANAERGALRDRGPVDVVLALGLIHHLAIANNVPLDQVAGLLADLGEHAIVEWVPKDDAKVGTLLATREDVFDRYTVADFEAAFATRFVTDAVTPVPESGRVLYRFRRA
- a CDS encoding BON domain-containing protein, translating into MQTTDRISEITDRIGETVHDLRESAASSLNEVASSRELNRMSRRLSGLDEHLTEALAVLGDRIAAFETDLDGLLDRLDRGKTTTWPRRIFWFAVGTAAGAAAAGLLDPQMGRTRRAKLADQARATAKDIADDVRAQADYTAGVAKGAAIETAKGAFDLETVPADIDTLRQKIKSEVLGQVEGAREVDLDVEPGGRVILRGRVSDRAIEKQLMAAISDVAGVNEITDELEVTR
- a CDS encoding EAL domain-containing protein, which produces MSDRAVGEAGLPSVVGSVLHHAREHLGVDAAYLTEFRGDSQVVRAVVGEGERFGAALGTQLALNRSYCVRMLAGMVSNVVPDVGADPNAGRLARRIGLPLGAYAGVAVRLPSGLPYGSLCCVSARPRPTFGPHDAQFLHVLAGIVADELQRERDELDGDVATVERIRAAVRGEGLAVVFQPIIDLTSGATRGVEALARFEGPPARPPDLWFAEAHRLGVGVELEATALAAAIRAGEMIRQDWYLSVNASPALLLSGRLERLISDRIDPTRLVVEVTEHVAVEDYDALRAAIAGLREAGARLAVDDAGAGFASLHHIARLRPDIIKLDASLTRYVGQDVHYDAVTEALVRLAERSGAVIVAEAVEAPHTLDALRGHGLASGQGYLFAAPAPVVDLRESYPVAV